A single genomic interval of Nerophis ophidion isolate RoL-2023_Sa linkage group LG11, RoL_Noph_v1.0, whole genome shotgun sequence harbors:
- the isoc2 gene encoding isochorismatase domain-containing protein 2 produces MAGVGRLSSKDAVLLLCDMQEKFRPNIFQFTNIVSNAARLLQASRVLGIPAILTEQYPKGLGPTVPELGAGDLKPHAKTSFTMMSEDVVGELQALGNPKQAILCGIEAHACIACTTFDLLEKGMEVHIVADAVSSRSQTDRLFALSRLRQSGAFLTTTEAVLLQLVQDSRHPNFKEIQALMMQPSPDTGLMAFFSAL; encoded by the exons A TGGCAGGCGTGGGCAGACTGTCCAGCAAGGACGCGGTGCTCCTCCTGTGCGACATGCAGGAAAAGTTCCGGCCCAACATCTTCCAGTTCACCAACATCGTCAGCAACGCAGCCAGGTTGCTTCAG GCCAGTCGGGTCCTGGGCATCCCCGCCATCCTGACGGAGCAGTACCCCAAAGGTTTGGGACCCACGGTGCCGGAGCTGGGGGCCGGCGACCTGAAGCCGCACGCCAAAACATCCTTCACCATGATGAGCGAGGACGTGGTCGGGGAGCTGCAGGCCTTGGGGAACCCCAAACAGGCCATCCTGTGCGGGATCGAGGCGCACGCTTGCATCGCG TGCACAACATTCGACCTGCTGGAAAAGGGAATGGAGGTCCACATCGTGGCTGATGCCGTGTCGTCGCGCAG CCAGACAGACCGCCTGTTCGCGCTGTCCCGCCTGAGGCAGAGCGGCGCTTTCCTCACCACCACGGAGGCGGTCCTGCTGCAGCTGGTCCAGGACTCACGCCACCCCAACTTTAAGGAG ATTCAGGCGCTCATGATGCAGCCGTCCCCCGACACCGGCCTGATGGCCTTCTTCAGTGCCCTCTAG
- the atg12 gene encoding ubiquitin-like protein ATG12: MSDNAESPTEAQKEELQSPPDDTGMSEEKKKIDVLLKAVGDTPIMKTKKWAVDRGRTVQSLSQFIARFLKLDANEQLFIYVNQSFAPSPDQEVGLLFECFGSDGKLVLHYCKSQAWG; this comes from the exons atgtctgacaatGCGGAGTCGCCGACCGAGGCTCAGAAAGAGGAGCTGCAATCGCCGCCCGACGACACGGGGATGagtgaggagaaaaaaaaga TTGACGTGCTGTTGAAAGCGGTGGGTGACACGCCCATCATGAAGACGAAGAAGTGGGCGGTGGACCGGGGCAGGACGGTCCAGTCGCTGTCCCAGTTCATTGCTCGCTTCCTCAAGCTGGATGCAAACGAGCAACTA TTCATCTACGTGAACCAGTCCTTCGCTCCGTCACCGGACCAAGAAGTGGGGCTCCTCTTTGAA TGTTTTGGCAGCGACGGCAAACTGGTCCTACATTATTGTAAATCTCAAGCATGGGGCTGA